In the Tissierellales bacterium genome, TAACTTTTGCATTAATAGGTTTATTAATTCCTGTAGTATGGCCACCTATAGGCGGAGTTATTCAAAAAGTAGGTTTTGGAATTTCTAAGTTAGGATATTTTGGTACATTTCTATTTGGATTCTTTGAGAGATTATTAATACCTTTTGGATTACATCATATACTTAATGCAATGTTTAGGTTTACTCCTGTTGGTGGTGAAATGGTTATTGGTGGAGAAAGTATTGCTGGGGCTTTAAATATTTATTTTGCGCAGCTAGCTGATCCTAATACAGTGTCTTTTTCAACAGAAGCAACCCGTTTCTTAGCACAAGGAAAGATACCTGTAATGATGTTTGGATTACCTGCAGCTGCATTAGCTATGTATAGAACTGCTAAACCTGAGAATAAACAAAGAATTAAAGGTATATTAACTGCAGGAGCATTAGCTTCTTTGGTTACAGGAATTACAGAACCTCTTGAGTTTTCATTTTTATTTGTAGCTCCAATCTTATATTTAGCTCATTCTCTATTAGCAGGTTTATCTTTTATGTTAAATCATTTATTTGGAGTTGCTATTGGTAATACTCAAGGTGGGGTTATAGATTTACTTGTTTTTGGTGCACTACAACCTGAGACTAAATGGTATATTACATTATTAATTGGAGTTGCCTATGCTTTTATATACTATAATGTTTTCAAATTCCTTATTGAAAGAAAAGATTTAAAAACTCCAGGTAGAGAAGCAGATTTTGATTTTGATGAGAAAGATGTAGTAATAGATGAGGGAAATATGGATTTAAGGGCTGTAGAAATTATTAAATATTTAGGTGGTAAAGAAAATATTGAAGCTATTAGTAATTGTATTACAAGACTTCGTGTTGTAGTGAAAGACATGAACTTAGTTCAGGAAGCTGGATTCAAAAAAACAGGAGCTGCAGGTGTAGTTAAACCTAGCGAAAAAGATATTCAAATTATTTATGGACCTTCAGTTTCCAAGGTGAAAAAATCTGTTGATAATGAACTAAAGAGAAATTCATAAATTCAATGTTTATAGAAATAAAGGGAGGGTATTTAATTGAAAAAGTTTAATGTTACAATAGTTGGTGGAGGTAGTACCTGGACACCTGGACTATTGCAAAGTTTATGTAAGATGAAAGATAGATTTCCAATTAAAAAGTTGGTTTTATTTGATATAGATAAAGAACGCCAAAAGGTTATCGGAGAGTTTGCTAAAATATTATTTGAAGAAAATTATCAAGGTTTAGACTTTAGTTATACTACTAAAGTAGAAGAAGCATATGTAGATGTTGATTTTGTATTTATGCAAATGAGAACTGGTGGCTTGAAAATGCGTGAAAAGGATGAAAAAATACCTTTAAGTCTTGGTGTAATTGGACAAGAAACTTGTGGGCCTGGAG is a window encoding:
- a CDS encoding PTS transporter subunit EIIC — translated: MTKKGISNYFQRLGKAFMLPIALISFAGIFLGISSAFSNPNVIAKMPFLGNNVLQLIFTFTKAITGAIFGNLPVMFAISLAIGLAKDETAVAGFSGFVGYIIMNVTINAVLVHKDVLALAEDMREAGQGMTLGIQTLELGVFGGIIVGIIVAELHNRFYTIEVPDYLGFFGGTRFVPIITTVTFALIGLLIPVVWPPIGGVIQKVGFGISKLGYFGTFLFGFFERLLIPFGLHHILNAMFRFTPVGGEMVIGGESIAGALNIYFAQLADPNTVSFSTEATRFLAQGKIPVMMFGLPAAALAMYRTAKPENKQRIKGILTAGALASLVTGITEPLEFSFLFVAPILYLAHSLLAGLSFMLNHLFGVAIGNTQGGVIDLLVFGALQPETKWYITLLIGVAYAFIYYNVFKFLIERKDLKTPGREADFDFDEKDVVIDEGNMDLRAVEIIKYLGGKENIEAISNCITRLRVVVKDMNLVQEAGFKKTGAAGVVKPSEKDIQIIYGPSVSKVKKSVDNELKRNS